The genomic region ATAGGGCCATTATTGGAATATGACGCGTTATGGGAGACAACAAAAAAGTCTATTACGCTTGTTATTTTTTGTGCTCTTGGATAGCGTAGGGAAGCCTGATTTTAGAAATATTCCCTTCAAAAATTATAATTGAATTATTTGAGTAGTGATGATGAGATGCAACCTTTTGGCATTGTTCGAGTGGTGGTTATAGCAGGCTGTTGTAAATATTTGTATCAGAGAACGATAAGAGCATAAAAGAAGCGGCGCGGCAGCTACCAAACTGGTAGCTGCCGCGCCGCTTGCGCTGTGGTTTGCAAAAAGGCTACTGCACCTGCTGCGCCATTTGCACGGCCTTGTAGAGGTTCACTAAACCACCCGTGTTCGATAGCTCGGCAAAGTCGATGGTGGTTTTGCCGCCGGGCTTCAGCACCTTGGTATGCAAAGGCGTAGCCGACTCGCGGATAATGCGTTTCAGATCTTCGGGGCTAAGCTTGGGGAAATAGGCTTTCAACACCGCCGCCATACCGGCTACCATGGGGCCAGCCATACTGGTGCCGCTCTCGTTGCCGTAGGTATTGTTGGGAAGGGTAGAGTAGATCTGCACGCCGGGCGCAAATACGTCTACGTTTTTCTTGCCGTAGTTTGAAAAATCGGCTACCAGCTCCTGGTTGTTGGTACGCGATGCGGCGCCTACCGTAATCATGTTCGGGATGGTCTTGCCATTCAGGAACACCGGCGACGGGTACTGCTTCTTGGTGTCGATATCGATGGACTCGTTGCCGGCCGAGTGCACCAGCAGCACGCCCTTGGTATCGGCGTAGCGGATAGCTTCCTCCACGGCCTCGCGGTGAGGCGAGAAGTACTTGCCGAAGCTCATATTGATGATCTGCGCCCCGTTATCCACGGCGTAGCGGATGGCGTTGGCCACGTCTTTGTCGCGCTCGTCGCCGTTGGGTACAGCCCGCACCGCCATAATGCGTACGGGTAGGCCCGCCACGCCCATGATGCCTACGTTATTGGTTCGGTCGCCGGCAATGATGCCTGCCACGTGCGTGCCGTGGGTAGGGTCGGGGCCGGTCACGTCGGCGTTGCCGTAGAAGCGTTGCTTGAGGTTGTCGGGGTCGTCGCCCACAATGCCGCGGGGGGTGTACTTGAGGTCGAGCGAGTACTCCACCAGGTTTTTGGTCTGGTCGTAGGCGCGCTTCATGTCGTCCAGCACCGATTCCAGATCAGCATAGCCCCCGGCCTTCAGGTTCTGGTAAAACAGCTGGCTGATCTTGCGCAGGTCGGCATTATCGGTAGGCGGGTTGCGCAGGGTAGCCGTGTCCAGGCGCGACACGCCTAGAGCCTGCTTCATCTGGTCGGCAATGGCCTGAGTCTGCGGATATGTGTCCTTCACTTGGTCGTAGTGCTCGTTGTCTTCCCGGTAGTGCGTCTGGTACGACTTCTTCACCTGCTGATACAAGTCGAACTCCGCACGCTTGGCGGCCGGCACCTGGTTGCGGGTTTTGCCCTGGTAGAGCGGCTCCAGACGGGCCAGCATGCGCGTATCCTCGTAGGCTTCCACATCGATGTTGCGGCCGTCCTGCCCCCCGATAAAGTTCCAGCCATACACGTCGTCGATGTAGCCGTTGCCGTCGTCGTCTTTGCCGTTGCCAGCAATTTCCTTGGGGTTGCGCCACATCACCCCGCGCAGGTCTACGTGAGCCGTGTCCACGCCGCCGTCAATCACGGCCACGGTAACGGGGGTAGCAGTGCGGCCTTTCAGGAGCTCCTGGTAGGTGCGCTCGGCGCTCAGGCCCATCACGCCATTGTTCTGCTGCGGGTCGAGCAGGTGCCACTGGGTAGGCTGAGCATCTGAGGACGAAGGAGTAGTTTGCGCGGCGGCAGCCAGAGGCAGTAGCAGCGCTACCAGGCCAGCCTGGTAGGAAAAGGGGAAAAAGCGCATCAGAGAAAGTTAAAAAGACAAAGAGGCGGGTAGTAACACAGTTGCCGATTGTAGATGCTGTGCCTAACACAACGCAACAGCAAGCTGGTTCTTGCCCGCAGTACAAGATTCAGAAAAATCCCGCTTAGTTACACCGTTTTGGGTTGGCCGCGCCGGTAAGCTGTGCAGAATGAAGTCGTACAACTGCTAAAAGCTATTTTTTACGTGTCATTATTCGTTGAAAAAATAGAAAGGTAAGCGAGTAAAGAATTGTATTTATAGAGTATAAGGTTATAAGCGACGACTATCCGACTGCGTAAATTAAAATTGTGTATATAAAGTGTTACAATCGGCTAAAAATCGGCAAAAAGCGTTTACAGTAGCGCTATTTTGATGTGGCACTATTCTTTATGCTCCTATTCCTGACGCCAAATCACCTCAGGAATGCAAATACGTTTACTACTTTTTTTATTTCTGTTGCTATCCGCCAGCCAGCAAGCGGCTGCAACCACGTATTACGTCCGTATTGCGGGCGATGATGCGCAGGCAGGTACTACCCCGGCTACTGCCTGGCGCAGCATTGCGCGGGTGAATGCCGCCCCGCTACGACCCGGTGACCAGGTATTGTTTGAGGGGGAGCAGACTTTTGTAGGCGGCTTGCAGCTGAAAGGCAATACCCAGGGCACATCCACTCAACCTATTGCATTTGGCTCGTTTGGTCGGGGGTGGGCTACCATCAGCAGCGGTGGCACTGTTGGCTTATTAGCTCGCAATGTGGGCGGTATCGAGTTGCGCCGCCTGTATTTTGCCGGCTCGGGGCGATTGAATAATAAAAGCGCCGGCGTCGTATTCGTGCTGGACTCGGCTGCCACGCAGCTCCCGCGCCTAGTGCTGGATAGTGTGGATGTAAGCGGTTATCAGCAGGCCGGCGTGACGATCAGCAGCCTGCGGGCAGGCAGCGGCTACTCCGATGTGCGCATTACCAACAGCCGCGTGCACGACAACGGCGAGGCCGGCATCAACTCCTACGGCCCGGCCGCGGCCACGCACCGCAACTGGTACGTGGCGCACTGCCAGCTGTACAACAACACCGGCCGCCTCGACCTGAAACAAACCCGCACCGGCTACGGCCTGCTGCTGGCTCACGTAACAGGTGCCGTGGTAGAGCAGTGCGAGGCCTACAACAACGGCCGCCTGAACGCCTACCCCGCGGCTGGCCCGGCAGGCATTGGGGCCTGGCGCTGCACCAACCTTACGGTGCAACAGTGTCAGTCGTACAGCAACCGCTCGGGTACGGTGCGGGGCGGAGGCTTTGCGCTGGAAGGTGGCTGCGCTACCACCGTGCTGCAATACAACTATGCTCACGACAACGAAGGCCCCGGCTACGCCATCAGTCAGCCTGATACGATGACGGCTCCCAGCACCAACCTGACGGTGCGCTATAACATCAGCGACAATGACGCACGCCGCGCCAACCAAGGTGCCCTGGCGGTGCTGGCGCCGGCCTCGGCAGAGCAGATGCAGCGTATCAGCCTGCACAACAACACGGTGCTGGTAACAAAGCCCGCCAACAATTCAGCACCCGTGGCGGTGCAGCTCGGTGGTGGCGCGGCCAGCGGGGTAGCGCTGCGCAACAATCTGCTCCAAACCACCGACGGTCTGACGTTGGTAGACGCTACCTTGACCAACGGCGTACGCTTGGAAGGCAACTGCTATTGGAGTGCTGGCGGCGCTTTTGTGCTGCGCTGGGGCACTACCATCTACGCCTCGCTACCCACCTGGCGGCAGGCTACCACCCAGGAGCAACTGGGCGACCGGCCCTGCGGCCTGAGCCTCAACCCCCAATTGCGCACTGCCAGCCAGAGCGACGCGACGACGACCACCCCAACGGCCGCTGCCACGGCTGCCAGCAACGACTACCGCCTGGCGCCCACCTCAGCGCTGGTAGGGGCCGCCCTGAATCTGTGGGATGAGTTCCGGCAGGAGGTAGGGCCACGTGACTACTTCGGCCTGGCCACGCCTACAGCGGGTGTGCGGGGAAATATCGGAGCATCGGAAAGCCCATCCGTGACGCTGCCTACGGCTACGCCTGCTGTTGTATCGGGCCCATGGTGTGCGGCTTACCCTACTCGCACCCACGAGCTGGTGCGCGTGGTGCTGACCAATACGCCTACCACCGACGTTGCCATTCGTCTCTACGACATGCAGGGCCGCACCTGCTTGACGCGCACGCTGCAGGGCCGTGAAACAGAAGTGCCTGTGGCTGGTCTGGCCAGCGGCGTGTACGTACTGCGGGTAGAAGCCGCTGCCCAGCATTATCAGCAGCGTATTGTGGTGGAATAAGGTACTTATTAGTTATCGGTAAAAAGCACTTGTCATCCTGAGCTTGCGAAGGACCTTATGCTAGTTGAACGCCAACTGTACGGTTCGCTCAACTAGCATAAGGTCCTTCGCAAGCTCAGGATGACAAGTGCTTTTTACGGACCACTTCACAACTCGTAACTTGCGCGCTTATCCGATTTTAGAAGCGTGCAAATGATGCGAGTAGTAGCTGCCGGCTGCCGATGGGGTGCGGGTGTACTGATGTTATTGTGGTTGTTGGGAAATGGTGCCGTGCAAGCCCAGGACGCGCCGCCCAAGCGGGAGTTGCGGGGCGTGTGGATTGCCTCAGTGGCCAACATCGACTGGCCCAGCCGGCCCGGCCTCACCGCCGATCAGCAGCGCAACGAGTACCGTCGGATGCTGGACCAGCAGCAGCGCACGGGTATCAATGCCGTGTTTGTGCAGGTGCGGCCCGCCGCCGATGCCTTCTACCGGAGTGGTCTGGAACCCTGGAGTAAGTGGCTGACGGGCCAGCAAGGCAAAGATCCCGGCTACGATCCGCTCCCGTTTTTGATTGACGAGGCGCATAAGCGCGGCATGGAGTTTCATGCGTGGTTTAATCCCTACCGTGCCTCGCAAGATACGCTCACGCGGCGCCTGGCCGCTACCCATGCCTACCGCCAGCACCCCGAATGGTTTTTGCGCTACGGCGGCAAGCTGCTATTCAATCCCGGCTTGCCAGAAGTGCGCCAGCGCATTACGGAGGTGATTCTGGACGTAGTGCGTCGCTACGACATCGATGGCGTGCATTTCGACGACTATTTCTATCCCTACCCCGAAGCCGGCCAGGTAGTGCACGATGAAGCCGCTTTCGCTCAGTTCAACCCCGACCGCCTCGCACTGGCCGACTGGCGCCGGCAAAATGTGAACCTGCTGATTGAAAAGCTGAGCCGCGAGATTCACGCTACCAAGCGCTGGGTGAAGTTCGGCGTTTCGCCGTTTGGGGTCTGGATGAATCGCTCGGCTCATCCCGAAGGCTCCGACACGCGGGCCGGTCAGCCTACCTATGCCAACCTGTATGCTGACACGCGCCTGTGGCTACAGCGCGGCTGGATCGATTACATTGTACCACAGCTGTATTGGAGCAGCAACTTCCGGCTGGCGCCCTACCCGGTGCTAGTGGAGTGGTGGAGCCGCAACCACTTTGGGCGCCATCTTTATGTTGGACAGGCACCTTACCGGATGCTGGAAAACACCAAAGGCGATACCACCTGGCGTAATCCCCGCGAACTGATGCGTCAGATTCGTCTCAATCGCAGCTACCCTACGGAGGTAAGCGGCAGCGTATTTTTTAGCTCGAAATCATTGCTGGCCAACCCGCTGCACGTCACAGACTCGTTGCGGCAAAACGTATTTCGCTATCCGGCGCTGGTGCCCGCCATGCCCTGGCTGGACGCGGTGCCGCCCCGCCCGGCTCAGCAGCTGGTGCTGGTGCGCACGCCCCCGGCCGTGACGCTCACCTGGCAGCCCGGCCCCACCGCCGCCGATGGCGATGATGCCCGTTACTTTGTGGTGTACCGCTTCGCGGAGGGCGAAACCCCCTCGCCCGACGACCCCCGCCACATTCTGGCTCTGGTGCCACGTACCGCCTACGCGCCTACCCTGATTGATACCACGGCCCTGGCCGGCCAGGAATACGCCTACTATGTGACGGCCGTAGACCGCCTCCACAATGAAAGCGCCCCCGTGCACGTGGTGACCAGAAAAGGCGAAATTCTGGTAGCGCAAGCTCCCCGTCCAGCTGCCCTACCCTCGGGGCCTGTACCCGTTCCTGCACCACCTACTCCCGCGCAGCCTACCCCCAAGCCGGCTACTGACGTGAAAGTGAAAACCAAAACCGAAGCCGGTACCATCAAGAAGAAAACCAAGCTGAAAAAGCGGCGCAAAGGTTTCTTCGGGCGGTTGTTTGGGGGATGAGAAAGAGTGAGGTGGTGAAATAGCAAAATGGTGAAAGGGTGAAGTAGAAAAGCAGGTGTCATCCTGAGCGCAGTGAAGGACCTTCTCACAGCAGAACGATACTCGTAACAACGACTCGTTTTCACGTGAGAAGGTCCTTCGCTGCGCTCAGGATGACATACGCTTTTCACTCACAACTTCACAAACTCACCCTTTCACCAGCTCACAGCATTCGATACTCAAACCGCACCCGCGAGGTAGCGCCGGTGGCGCCGGTTTTCACGCCCAGAATGCGCAGGAGTATCACTTCGCCGGTGCCGCGCACGCGTACGGCGTACACGTCGCCAGCGGTGGCGGCGCCCAGCTCGGCGGTGTTGGTGTTCTGGTACAAGAGGTTGCCCACGGCGTTGGCAGTGGCTTGGGTATAGAAACCAGCCGCTACTTGAGTAGCAGGTACTTTGTAGTAGCGCGTGTTGTTGCCGGCCGTAAGCGTGACGCTGCTGTTGGCAACACCACTCACAAACAGGTCTTTGGTAGTGGCAGCGCTGGCGGCGGGCTCGTTGCGGGCCAGCTTTAGATTATAGGCCAGCGAGTCGGGAGAAGCACCGGTGCCGAAGCTGACCATGCCGCGCTGGGTGGTAGCCAGCGTGGTAGGCGCCACAATATTGAGGGTAGCGGAGGACAGATCGACGCGCTGAGTTTGGGCGAAGGCCGAAAACAGGAACGTGATGGGCTGGCCCTGCGCCCCGGCGGGCACGCGTACATCTACGGCGCGGGTGGCGGCCACACCAGCTGTGGGCGTGCGCAATACCCCCTGGCGCACGGGCGCTTGTGTGCCCACGCGGGCATAGTACACCAGGCTGTCGATGTTTTTGAACAGCGTGGCGCTGCTGCCAGCGGCAGGTACCGTCGAAATGCCGCCTTCATTCATCACAATAGAGTAGCCAATCAGGTCGCCGGGACTCTGAGCGTTAGCCGTCAGGCCGTTGCGGTAGGTGGCGGGGGTAGCGCCAAACTTTAGGGTAGGGGCCGAAGCTACGGTGTAGGAGAAGCGCCGCAGCTGCTTGGAGCCATTCGTGAAGTTTAACGTCACGTCTACCCGCACGGGCGTTTTGTTGGCCAGCGCAGAGGGCACTGTGTAGGGCACCGACTGCGAGAAAGCCTGCGTGGTAGCATCCAAGGCGCCGCTGGCGGGGTAGGTGCCGACTACCGCTGAATCCTGGCGGTTTATCACCTGAAATACCGTAATGTCGCGGAGGTTGTCCTGCTGGTTGTAGCTCACCAGTACCGGCACGGTTTCGCCGGGCGCAAACTTGGTAGCCGTCGTCACTAAGCCCCGCAACGAGCCGAAGCCCGCGTCTTGTTGCACAGTGTATAACTCGTCGTACGGCTCTTTCTCGCAGCCCGCGAGCAGGGCCACGGCGAGGCACGCTACCACTGGTAGCGTGCGGCGTAAAGTGAAATAAGTAGAATATAACATGCTGATGAATTGCGTTTTGGGAATGAAAGGGTAGGACGTTGTCTGTCATTTCGAGCGTAGCGAGGAATCTGGCGCAACCGTTGTGGGTGCATACTCAGATTACTCGCTACGCTCGGAATGACAGCAGGCCTTCTAATTGGCCTGATCCCACCACAGTGGCTTGGTGATGTAGTTACCGTTGGAGGTGGCGCCCACGTCGCTGAATAGCTTGGCTACGGCCACTGGGTTGTAGAGCACTTCGGTGGCGCCGGGCAACATGCGGCGCGGAAACTTGCTTTCTACCTCGGGGTTAGCCTCCACAGGGAAGCGGAAGTTGGGGTAGATGTCAGTTGAAAAATCCAAGCGGCGCAGGTCCGACCACGACTCCGGGTTCAGGAACATAGCAATGTACTTCTGCTCCATAATGCGCTTCAGGCTAAGCTGGCCCTCATTCTGGGCCACGGCGGCACTGTTCAGGTAGTCGTCAATCTGTGAGGTGGCGATAAGCGGGAACGTAACAGGCGGCACAGCGTTGGAACCTCCCGAGCCAATTTTCTCGATATGTGCCCGAATGCCAGCCCGGTAGGCCGTGAGGGCCCGCGACAGGTTGCCGGCCCGGTAAGCCGCTTCGGCCTCAATAAACTTGGCCTCTGCGTAAGTCATCACCTGAAAAATACCCAGGTCGCGGGCGTACCAGCCGGAGTAGAAGTCAGAGTAGCCATTCAATACAAAGCTGGTAGAAGGCACGCTCACGCCCGGGTCGGTGCCCAGGCTAATGGAGGTAGCCATAATGGTATAGCGCGGATCTACCACGCCAGGGTAGGCCGCCCCGCCCGCGTTGCCATTCAGGTACTTGATGATGTTGGCCGAGAAAGTGGCCGTGGAGTAGTTGTTGCGCGTGGTTCCGAAGATGTTGGTGGTGCTCGTTTGCGGCGCCACAGCCGGAATGTATTGAATCTGCGCGTCGTCAGCGTTGCTCGTAAAACCCTTGTCGAGCAAGGCCAGCACTTGCTGCGGGTTGTAGGAGCCTTTCTTGGTGAGGTGGTTGAGCTGCCGCGCTTTCAGCGTGTTGGCAAAGCGAATCCACTTTTGCACGTCGCCTTTGTACAGGATGTCGCCGCTTTCGCTGGGCGAGGTCACATACAGCGGCCGGAACTCCTCGCTGGCGGGGCGCTCCATCAGGGCAATGCCCTCATCCAGCAGGGTGTTGATAGTGGCGTAAATCTGCTGCTGTGGGTCGTAGGCGGGCGTGTAGTTGGCCGCGCCTTTAAAGGCCTCGGTATAGGGTATGTCGCCCAGCATATCGGTGGCATGGGCCAGCACCATGGCCGTCATAATCTTGCCCGCGCCCACGTAGTAGGGCGAGCCCTCTGCTTCGGCGGCGGCCGTCATCGTCGGCACGTTGCCGGCCGAGTAGTAATAGGTGTAGTTGAAAACGTTGGTGCTGTTGGCGTTCGAGAGAAAATACTGGTCGGTGCTGCCTACTGGCGTTTTGCGCACCGTGTACTGCGTGAGGTAGGTAGTGGTAAGCGAGGTGAACATCTGCGTTTGAAAGCCCTGCGAGATGATGCCAGGCAGCAGGAAATTCGGGGTCGTGGTTACTGGGTTGTTGGGGTCGGTATTCACGTCGAGGTAGCTCTCGCACGCCGTAAAGGTGCCGCTACCCAGCAGAAGACCCATCAAAAGTAGATATCGTGATTTCATTGAGTTCATATGTTGAATTGTTGTTGCCGTCCGCATTCCTGTTATGCTGAGCGGAGGCGGAGTATCTCTGCTGTAAGCTACTTTTAGTTGGTAGCAACGAAGCAGTAGAGATGCTTCGACTTTGCTGCGCTCAGCATAACGGCCTGACGAGGGGCTTCCACTTAAAAGTTCACCCGTAGTCCCATGTCTACGCCGCGGGTGCCGGGCACAGCGCCGTAGTCGAAGCCGCCGGAGCCGCCACCGCGCACGCCGGCACCCGAAGCTGCTGTTTCGGGATCTACGCCTGAGTATTTGGTGAGCAGCAGTAGGTTGCGGCCGGTCACATTCAGCTCCACGCCTTTAATGAACTTGTTGCGCTCCAGCAGGGCGGCGGGTAGGGCATACGTCAGGTTCACGTAGCGCAGGCGCACCCAGGAGCCGTCTTCAATAAACGGCGTACCGATAGCGCCCAGCACGTTTTGGTAGTAGGCTTGCGTCAGCTCTACAGGGCGCGTGTTGGCCGAGTAGGTGCCGTCTGCGTTGGCAATTACCCCATCGAACACCACCTGCTTGTAGCGGTCTTGGGTGCGCTCGGCTAACCCGGTGCCTGTGAGGTACAACTCATTGCCATTGAACACTTTGCCACCCTTCCGGAAGTCCGTCAGGAACGACAGGCCCAGGCCTTTGTAGCTGAACGAGTTGGTAATCTGGACCGTGAAATCGGGCGCGCGGTTGCCAGCGTAGATGAACGTGCCGGTGTTGATGAGCGGGTAGCCCGTGTTGCGGTTGATCAGAATCTGTCCGTCGGGTGCGCGCTGGAAATCGGTGGCGCTGATGGAGGAAATCGGGCGGCCCAGGAAGGCACCGCCGCGGGCCCCGGTCAGATTCACATCCGACTGGAACACCTCCGTCAAGAAACTCGGAATGGACTCTACCTTGTTGCGGTTGCGGGTGTAATTGGCCAGCACATCCCACGTAAAGCCGCTGGCGGCGCGCACGGGTGTGCCCGTCAACGACACTTCCCAGCCCTGGTTGCGCACGTTGCCTGCATTGATGTATTGCAGAATAAAACCCGTGGCCTGGCTCACGCGCGGCCCAATGATTTGGTCGCGGGTGAGCTGGTTGTAG from Hymenobacter aerilatus harbors:
- a CDS encoding S8 family peptidase, with translation MRFFPFSYQAGLVALLLPLAAAAQTTPSSSDAQPTQWHLLDPQQNNGVMGLSAERTYQELLKGRTATPVTVAVIDGGVDTAHVDLRGVMWRNPKEIAGNGKDDDGNGYIDDVYGWNFIGGQDGRNIDVEAYEDTRMLARLEPLYQGKTRNQVPAAKRAEFDLYQQVKKSYQTHYREDNEHYDQVKDTYPQTQAIADQMKQALGVSRLDTATLRNPPTDNADLRKISQLFYQNLKAGGYADLESVLDDMKRAYDQTKNLVEYSLDLKYTPRGIVGDDPDNLKQRFYGNADVTGPDPTHGTHVAGIIAGDRTNNVGIMGVAGLPVRIMAVRAVPNGDERDKDVANAIRYAVDNGAQIINMSFGKYFSPHREAVEEAIRYADTKGVLLVHSAGNESIDIDTKKQYPSPVFLNGKTIPNMITVGAASRTNNQELVADFSNYGKKNVDVFAPGVQIYSTLPNNTYGNESGTSMAGPMVAGMAAVLKAYFPKLSPEDLKRIIRESATPLHTKVLKPGGKTTIDFAELSNTGGLVNLYKAVQMAQQVQ
- a CDS encoding right-handed parallel beta-helix repeat-containing protein — encoded protein: MQIRLLLFLFLLLSASQQAAATTYYVRIAGDDAQAGTTPATAWRSIARVNAAPLRPGDQVLFEGEQTFVGGLQLKGNTQGTSTQPIAFGSFGRGWATISSGGTVGLLARNVGGIELRRLYFAGSGRLNNKSAGVVFVLDSAATQLPRLVLDSVDVSGYQQAGVTISSLRAGSGYSDVRITNSRVHDNGEAGINSYGPAAATHRNWYVAHCQLYNNTGRLDLKQTRTGYGLLLAHVTGAVVEQCEAYNNGRLNAYPAAGPAGIGAWRCTNLTVQQCQSYSNRSGTVRGGGFALEGGCATTVLQYNYAHDNEGPGYAISQPDTMTAPSTNLTVRYNISDNDARRANQGALAVLAPASAEQMQRISLHNNTVLVTKPANNSAPVAVQLGGGAASGVALRNNLLQTTDGLTLVDATLTNGVRLEGNCYWSAGGAFVLRWGTTIYASLPTWRQATTQEQLGDRPCGLSLNPQLRTASQSDATTTTPTAAATAASNDYRLAPTSALVGAALNLWDEFRQEVGPRDYFGLATPTAGVRGNIGASESPSVTLPTATPAVVSGPWCAAYPTRTHELVRVVLTNTPTTDVAIRLYDMQGRTCLTRTLQGRETEVPVAGLASGVYVLRVEAAAQHYQQRIVVE
- a CDS encoding glycoside hydrolase family 10 protein; amino-acid sequence: MMRVVAAGCRWGAGVLMLLWLLGNGAVQAQDAPPKRELRGVWIASVANIDWPSRPGLTADQQRNEYRRMLDQQQRTGINAVFVQVRPAADAFYRSGLEPWSKWLTGQQGKDPGYDPLPFLIDEAHKRGMEFHAWFNPYRASQDTLTRRLAATHAYRQHPEWFLRYGGKLLFNPGLPEVRQRITEVILDVVRRYDIDGVHFDDYFYPYPEAGQVVHDEAAFAQFNPDRLALADWRRQNVNLLIEKLSREIHATKRWVKFGVSPFGVWMNRSAHPEGSDTRAGQPTYANLYADTRLWLQRGWIDYIVPQLYWSSNFRLAPYPVLVEWWSRNHFGRHLYVGQAPYRMLENTKGDTTWRNPRELMRQIRLNRSYPTEVSGSVFFSSKSLLANPLHVTDSLRQNVFRYPALVPAMPWLDAVPPRPAQQLVLVRTPPAVTLTWQPGPTAADGDDARYFVVYRFAEGETPSPDDPRHILALVPRTAYAPTLIDTTALAGQEYAYYVTAVDRLHNESAPVHVVTRKGEILVAQAPRPAALPSGPVPVPAPPTPAQPTPKPATDVKVKTKTEAGTIKKKTKLKKRRKGFFGRLFGG
- a CDS encoding SusD/RagB family nutrient-binding outer membrane lipoprotein, translated to MGLLLGSGTFTACESYLDVNTDPNNPVTTTPNFLLPGIISQGFQTQMFTSLTTTYLTQYTVRKTPVGSTDQYFLSNANSTNVFNYTYYYSAGNVPTMTAAAEAEGSPYYVGAGKIMTAMVLAHATDMLGDIPYTEAFKGAANYTPAYDPQQQIYATINTLLDEGIALMERPASEEFRPLYVTSPSESGDILYKGDVQKWIRFANTLKARQLNHLTKKGSYNPQQVLALLDKGFTSNADDAQIQYIPAVAPQTSTTNIFGTTRNNYSTATFSANIIKYLNGNAGGAAYPGVVDPRYTIMATSISLGTDPGVSVPSTSFVLNGYSDFYSGWYARDLGIFQVMTYAEAKFIEAEAAYRAGNLSRALTAYRAGIRAHIEKIGSGGSNAVPPVTFPLIATSQIDDYLNSAAVAQNEGQLSLKRIMEQKYIAMFLNPESWSDLRRLDFSTDIYPNFRFPVEANPEVESKFPRRMLPGATEVLYNPVAVAKLFSDVGATSNGNYITKPLWWDQAN